The DNA region ccttcgtgtttttttttatattcctttaCCTAACACGTATATGCAGACTAAAATAAGTACAAGCAACAAGAGTAGGGGCTGTGAttgcgcggtatcaccgcaaggtattgcttAGCGCAATGGTAGTTGTAATACTCCAGTAATAACACGTGTATAGtagttttaataacttttattaAACAGTCGCTATTGCTCGCTACCGCTCGCTTTCGTTGCTTATCGTCGACTCCTTCTTGAACTCAACATACGACGCGATTCAACACGCGTCGTGGTGAGTTTATGTATCCCGTGTTGGGCTCGAATCCCGATCAGCTGACACGGGTTCCCACAtctctcctttttttttcagACGCAGTTTTAGACCTCCCTGTGGCATCTGTGAGGTGAGCTCCGCGTCAATTGGTTTGGCCGGGAATGATTCATCAGTCCTTTTCGGGGACTGGCCCTTCTCCGGCTGAACTGCAGAAGAGGATTCGACTTTCTTGAGGTGACTGGCGTTCCTGGTATACGACTTCCCATTTCCGGTTACCTGGACCACATCACCGTCTCTGCTGGTCACCTCGTAAACCGTTGGATCGAACGTTGGTGTTAGCTTGTGGgggaaaataacatttttaattagaacCCTGTCACCTACAGTTAATTGAATATCTTTTGCTCCTCTAGCTGCATCTGCTACCTTCTTCCCTTTTTCTTTCTGGCACATGTCCTTATCTCTTTCCTCCGAGTCCACATCCTGATCCGAAATATCCTCAATTCCGGGAATTTTATCTCGAATCGTCCGATTGTACATCAGCTGGGTTGGAGCTGCACCCGTTGTACTATGCGGTGTTACATTATACATAAGAACGAACTTTTGCAACTCCTTCTTATTGTTACTTCTACTCGCATATGCGATTTTGAGACGTTTAACCAGCGATTTATTCATATTCTCCACCTCGCCGTTCGCTTGTGGCCAATATGGAGGAGTTGTACGCAACTCGATCCCGTTTGTTGTACAAAATTCTTTGAATTCCGCGCTTATAAACTGGCGACCGTTGTCCGCTGTTAATGTTTGGGGAAAACCTAGCCTTGCGAAAATTTCCTCCATCTcgtttattataatttttgatgTGATGCTCCTCGTTATTTTGTACTCCATATATCGAGAGTAATAATCGATTAGTACCAAAATGTATTCTCCGTTTGGTAGCGGGCCTAACAGATCGGTTGCCAAACACTTCCATGGGCCATTTGGAAACGAGTGCCTCTTCATTGGGGCCGGACGTACCGGAGCAGACACCAAAATGCAGCTACGACAGGTTTTAACGAACTCTTCAGCTTCTCTGTCCATTCGTGGCCACCATACTTTCGATCGGAGTCGCCGCTTCATTGCAGTCTCGCCTGGGTGACCCTCATGTGCTAACTCCAACACTTTCCGTCGCAGATTTTTCGGAATCACTATCTTTGTTCCTCTTAGCAGCAAATTACCGAGCGTCGACACTTCAAATCGAAACGGATAGAATGGACTCGATGTAGCTAGCTTCCACGAATCCTCCTTTAGGCACGTCATTGCATCCATTATCCCCTCATCATGAGTACTACTTTCTGCTATCTCTGAGATTGATAACGAAACTGGAATTGAATTTGAGACGatatgaaaaatgtttttctccCCCTGCCAATCGAATGAGTTTGACTCGGTTTCCTGGGACAGTCTCGACAATGAGTCTGCGATGTTTTCTTTTCCTGGCTTATACACGACTCGGAAACGGTAAGATTGTAGGCGTAGAAGCCACCTTTCGATGCGGGCTGGAGGTCTGGAAGTGGGCTTAAATATAGCCTCCAGAGGTTTGTGGTCTGTTACTAGGTCAAATTCTAATCcgatcaaataaaaataaaacttttctACCGCCCAGACTAACGCGAGACTTTCCTTTTCTGTTTGAGAGTACCTTTTTTCTACCTCCGATAAACTCTTGCTGGCGAACGAGATAATACGGGGAATTTTATCTTTGTCTAGTTGCACCAATACCGCTCCTAACGCTACCGGACTAGCGTCCGCAATCAACTTAGTCCGATCAGTCAAGGTAAAATAGGACAGCATGGGGACTACTGAAACCTTTTCCTTTAATTGTTTAAAAGCTAACTTCTGCGCCTCACCCCATATGAATTTCTCGTTCAACTTGAGCAATCCTCTCAATGGCTCTGTCGTATCCGCCAAGTCTGGTATAAACTTTCCAACATACGTGACCAAACCCAAAAAGCTGCGGACCTCTTCCTTATTTTTGGGTTCTCTAAAGTTTTGTATTATCTCAATCTTGCCTGGATCCGCCTCAATCCCCTTGTCAGAGAGGATATGACCAAGAAATTTCAGCTTAGTTGTCCGCCAAACACACTTCTCCTCGTTGAGCATCACATTACGGCCCACAAAAACATCTTTCACCGCGCTCAGCGCCATGTCGTGCTCCTCGAGGGTATTGCCAAAAACTATAACATCGTCAATATAGTTTATGGCATTTGGGCACTGTGCCAGCATCTCCTCCACAAGCCTCTGGAAAATCTCCGGAGCTGAGTTCACTCCAAATAGCAACCTCTTATACCTGAACAGCCCACGATGTGTAATGAATGTCGTTATCTCCCGGCTCGCAACGTCAAGCTCAAGTTGATGATAGGCGTTCTTTAGATCAAGCCGAGAAAAGTATTTAGCGTTCTTCAATTTGGTCATCAATGAGTCGAACGTCGGAAGAGGATAATTTTCCCTTTTTATGGCCTTATTGGCTCTGCGCATGTCCAAACACATTCGAATATCTCCACATTCTTTAAACACGATGACCACTGGCGATATCCAAGCGCTCGGCCCAGTTACCGGCTctataatatcaaattttaGGGCTTCCTCTAGTTTTGCGTTTACCTTGTGCTCCAGCGCCGTCGGGACTCGCCTCATGGGTTGTTTGACAGGCACCACCGTTGGATCAATTGAAAGCCTTATCTGAACATCTTTCCATTTGGGGAACGCACCAATCTGCTCAACTCGATTTATGTTTAACCCTAGTTTTAAAACATTGAGTTGTATCGCAGTGTCACATCCTAGTAGTGATTGTCTGCTGTATTCTATGACGTAAAACGTAGCAATTACCTCCGGGTCCCTTTTTACGCTTATCGGAGCTTCAAATACTCTTAATATTTTGAGAGGTTGATCAGAGCCATAAGAACGGAACTGGTTCGATGATTTAGTGCGCATGTTGAAAATGGTTGCCTGGTCGTCGATAAGTTTCTGCCAATCTGCTTGACTGCATAGATTGTGTTTGGAACCAGAGTCGATAACCATTTCCATTGTCCTGCCGCCGACTTTGCATGGAATAATCTCGTCATTATTCCCCTTGGTTGCTACTCGAAAACAATCAGAGTTTGCTGACTTTTCTCCGTCGTGCACACACTCACAATTAACCAGCCTGATGTGTGTGTCTGTACGCCGTGGCCGTTTTGCCCAAGGCCCGTCCGCGTCGTGGTTGCCTGCTCTTATTTTGGTCTTGCATTTCCGTGCGAAGTGTCCAATCTTTGAGCATTTCCTGCATGTGGCGCTTCGTGCTGGGCAATCTGGGCTGTTCTCCCTATGTCCCTTTCTCCCGCAACGACCACATTCTTGCAGTGTATCAGGGTTTCGTGCCTTTTGATGTGAAACTCTCTGAATAGTGCTTTGTTGGCCAGCTGCACCCATCGTCTCTGTCTGCCTGTTAACCTGCTCTTCGATGTGACACATCTTTACAAAATCATTTAAAGTAAATTCGTTCTCCAAGAGCTTCCTTTTTAAGTCCACCGGCGCCCAGACATCTATGATTTTGTCTTTGAGACAGATCTCCTCAATTTCCTTCTTGGTTTCGCCGAAAGAGCACTTTGCAACTTGTCGACGCAAACGCATTAAGAATTCGGTAAAGCCTTTACCTTCCACAGGAACCATAGTCCGGAAAAGGTGCCTCTCGAAAACCGAGTTCCGTTGTGGAGAAAAATTCTCGGTTAATTTCTCCACTAGAGGTGTAAAAATGTCATTATTGGCTTCCTCGTCGAACGCAACAAGTGCCCCGGGTAAGTTGTACACCACTGCCTGCAACTGCGGTCCACCCAGGTGCAGCAACTTATTTCGCTTTTTGTACACAGACGTTATCTCCTCCGACTCTATGTAGATGGTAAAAGAGCGCAGCCATGTCTCCCACTCATTTCTCCACAACGCCTTGTCAAATGCTTGAAATAGAAATGGTTTTAGCTCCGCCATTTCGGTAGATTACTGAAAttcaagaaaaataataacaatcaacttttttttttttttttttttttttttgtccagCTCCAATAATAACAATTCGTTGTTATTATCATTTGCTTTATTTTCAACTCCACCACGCTCTTAAACATGCGCTTTTGCTATGCCTTTTTGCATTCGCTTTTGCACTTAAATCTCTCTCTCATCTACCACCACCTCtttcttatttttcttttcGTGGTGTGTTTCTTCTCTTTAGATCTGCAGGAATTTAATCCGCACACTTGCTTCAACCTATTTTTCGTGGCGTGGTCGAAACTTTTCCCGTTTCCTTTTTCTTGTCTcttctttccttttttttttcttcttttcttcttttttttttccttcatCAGCCGGCTCTCGATGAACGGACGTGATCGAAACTTTTCAAGTTTCCTTTTTCTTGTCtcttcttttctttttatttcatcagCCTGAATTTAATCGGCTCTCGATGAACGGACGTTTTACCCACTTATTCATTTTGTGGCGTACCAAGCTTGCATATTCACACATTTCGCACATACATGAGCGCTGCACGTGCAggaatatatacatacatatatgtatctCTATTCCCTTTTCCAGCTTatgcacttttttttttctttaccTGCATTCGTTGGCAGCGGtcgtttattttattaatactcAGTAGTCTTTCTTATCCGTCAGTAATAGGTTTTAATCCTCGTCGCCAATGTAATACTCCAGTAATAACACGTGTATAGtagttttaataacttttattaAACAGTCGCTATTGCTCGCTACCGCTCGCTTTCGTTGCTTATCGTCGACTCCTTCTTGAACTCGATGAACGGACGTTTTACCCACTTATTCGTTTTGTGGCGTACCAAGCTTGCATATTCACACATTTACATACAACTACACATCGCATGTAGGAAAAAATTCCGGTTGTGAAAGCAGAGAGTGCGGACGCGTTCTAAAATCGCTCCGTTTATTCCTTGAAGTTTTGTCACACATTTACATACAACTACACATCGCATGTAGGAAAAAATTCCGGTTGTGAAAGCAGAGAGTGCGGACGCGTTCTAAAATCGCTCCGTTTATTCCTTGAAGTTTTCAGCTTAAAACCAGAAGCGCAGCCGGCCATCCGGCGTGGAGCACTCGGGACACGCACCTGGACATCAGCTGGTGGACGGGAGGCCGTGGACGACATCCAGAAGCAGCTTGGGAATCTATCCCCAACAGGTTTGGCGGCCAGGCAGGGGCCGGTCGTAGATGAGGGAGGGGAGGTATCTCTGCCTCTTATTACTTTCCACTCGTTGTTTGTTTAGAAGTTGCCAAATTTTTTCACTCGCGCTTTCTATTTTTGCAAACACTGAATCAGTGGTGGGAAGCGCTTGCGCGACCAGCTGATCGTAGTGTGCGAAAGGGGCTGCGGGTACTATAGCAGCAAGCTTCGGACAGGGTGCAGGTCAAGCACATAAATAAGTGCGTGCCGTAGCACGTAGGGAATTTTGGGTggctctttaaaaaaaaaaaaattttagaaaataaaaaccataagCCTTATTACTAAGACTTATcccttttattaaataattcataaaaatattaaagtccgatcggaAAACAGCAGATACTGCGGGTAAAGATCCAAGCTTACTGCAGTACCATCGAACTCCCCAGGCGGGGAAATGGCGGGCAGGGGATCGGGGGCACAACACCCTGGCGCTAGCCTAGGGGTTGGGCCAACCAATAGTGGAGGCACGCCGGCAAACAAAGGCCTGGCGGCGCCGGCTAATGCCGACGGCTTCCACACGCCTTTGTCCAGTCTACCTGACTGGGCCAACACGGGAGCTGACCCTTTTAAAAAAAGCAGTGTCATGGCGAGATCGCCAGAAAAAGGGGTGGAGTGCagtggcaggcagcctggcaCCCCCCCAGCAGGAGATAAAAGCAGCCCAAAAGCTGCAGATGAGGAGCAGGGGGATATGCTGAAGCAGCTGACGGGCCTGGGATCAAAGGCCAGGGAGCTGAAGAAGCTAATGGAAGGAAAGCGTTCCATTACTAACCCCATGAGGGATATAGTCGACGAAATCGACTATCTCCAGAGGGAAGTCCTGTCGGCTGTGCAATGCATAGTCGAAGAACAGGAAAAAGCTAAGGAGATAGCAAAAAAACCTGCGCAGAAGTGCTCGCGAGCGGCACCAGCAAGCGACCCAGGGGTCAAGAAACTGGGATGACGCTAGCGGTACCAGCGAAAAAGGCGATGCATAAGGCACCGGCAAGTGATGCCAGTCAAGGTGTAAAGAAAGGGAAACATGCTGGGACAGTTAGCACCAGCAAGCCCCAAAAACCTGGGAAGAAGCCAGAGGAGTGGACACAGGTGAAGCAGAAGGTCCGGAAGCCCAAGGTGCGACCGCCACGGAACGACGCGATAGTCATCGCAGCCTCTGCTGGAGGGTCCTATGCCGACATCCTTAAAAAGGTCAAGGCTGAACCGCAGCTTAAGGAGCTAGGACAAGCAGTACAGGCCGTTAGGCGAACAGCAAAGGGGGAACTCCTAGTGATTCTAAACAAGGTCTCTGACCCTAAGACCGTAGAGCTTCAGACCACAATGAAGGCTGTCCTGGGCAACAATGTCGACGTCAGAGCGCTGACTGAGACAATGCTGATCGAGGTAAAAGACATCGATGAGACCACCGACAAAGCAGACATCTTATGCGCGGTTCAATCACAATTTGATGTGGAACTGCCAGAGTCCGCGGTGGTAAACCTAAGGGTGGCATACGGAGGCACCCAAACCGCCACACTAAGAGTTATGCCCGACATAGGGAGGCGACTCTTGGAAAAGGGCAAAATAAGGCTGGGATGGACCTGGTGTAGAGTCCGCCCAAAGCTAACACCTAAAAggtgttttaaatgtatggaGTTTAACCATGTAGCAGGGAATTGCAGGGTCCAGGAGGACTGCTCAAAATGCTGCTACAACTGTGGCGCAAAGGAACACCAAGCCAGAGGCTGCAAAGCAAAGGCCTGCTGCATGCTATGCAAACGCAAAAAGGAGAAAGATTGCGATCACCCAACAATGAGTGGGAAATGCCCGTACTTCAGGAGGGCTATGCAAGGGCTTAGGGGTAAATGAAGTTCCTTCAGATTAACCTAAACCATTGCGAGGTTGCCCAATCGTTGCTAGAGCAAAATGTCATCGAGGAAAACGTAGACATGGCACTCATAAGCGAGCAATACAGGAATAAAAATTCCGGAGAATGGgtaacaaataatagcaaGAAATCGGCAATATGGAGCTGCGGTAATCCAAGGCGACAGATTAGCAAGAAAAAATGCGGAAATTGCTTCGCTAGGGCCCAAGTGAATGGTATAGCTTTCTATAGCTGTTACCTGCCGCCAAGCCTTAGCCTCCCCCAGGCAACATCTGCGCTCGAAGAGATTGCAGAAGACGCCCGGGAAAATCGCCCCGCCGTAATTGCCGGGGACTTTAATGCCTGGGCTACGGAATGGGGCTCCCCCCGAACCAACGCGAGGGGAAAGGCGCTACTTGAGAGCTTCGCCGCACTTGACCTAGTGCTGCTGAACTCTGGAACAAAACCGACTTTTTCAAGAGCCGGCACCAGTTCTATCATTGACCTCACATTTGTGAACACTGGATTGGCCTCGGGCTCCAGCTGGGAGGTTAGTGACACCTACACGGGTAGTGACCATGCAGCAATAATCTGCACGATAAATTCTAGAAGTGGCCCACCACGAGTCCCTAAGACCGTGCCAGGGTACAAAATAGAAACGCTAGACGTGGAGATGGTACAGATGTTGTTCGAGGACCTCTCCacaagcggctcagctgaAGAAAGGGCAAACCACATCGCAGAGTACACCAAGGTAGCCTGTGATGCATCTATGCAGAGGAGAGGGAAAAACCCATCAAGAAGAAGACCTGCATACTGGTGGAACCAATCCATTGCGGAAGCCAGGAAAGACTGCCACAGGGCAAGACGCGCATACCAACGCTCAAGAGGAAGGCCCGAATTTGAGGCACTCCAAATATACTTCAGGGAAAAGAGACGAGCCctggaaaaaactataaaagagagCAAACGCAGGTGCTTTAACAATATCTGCGAGGAAATAGACTCCAACCCATGGGGTTTCGCATATAAACTCGTCACAAAACGGCTGCGGGTATTTAGTCGGCCATCACCGACATGCCCAGTCAGCCTAAAAAGGATCGTGGAAACACTATTCCCAGAGCAAGAAGGTATGGCGCGGACCTCACTGATCGTGAACAGGGCGAGCATAAAGCTCACAAGTGCCGAAGAAGTCCTCCAGGTATTGAAGACAATACTGGACGACAAGGCACCGGGACCAGATGGAGTCCCGAATAAAGTTCTCAAAATTGCCATAAAAGCAAACACTAAAGAGTACGTTGACATGTATAACGCATGCCTAACGGAAGGTGTGTTCCCTAGCCGCTGGAAAACACAGCGGCTGGTACTCATACCAAAGGGGGAAAAACCCGCGGAAGAGCCTTCTTCGTATAGGCCACTCTGCATgctggacacggtgggtaaaaTTCTCGAAAGAATAATCCACTCCCGGCTAGAAGGTGCCCTTGCCGAAACCAACGGCCTCTCAGAGATGCAGTATGGTTTTCGGAAGGGGCTATCCACCATCGACGCCGTCGGTAAACTGTGTGAAATCGCAGATAAAGCCATTGAGGGGAAAAGGTGGTTGTACGGCACTAAGCAGTACTGCTTAGCGGCAACGTTGGATGTAAAAAACGCTTTCAACTCCGCCAGCTGGCACCACACACTAAATGCACTGAGCAACTTAAATgtaccagtgtatatacagaGAGTAATAGCGAGCTACTTTGAAGGCCGCCTGCTCCTGTACGATACTGATTTCGGGCAATCGACCCACAGGGTCACCGGGGGAGTTCCCCAAGGATCAGTCCTAGGCCCTTTGTTATGGAATATCATGTACGATGGGATACTTAGGATCACGATGCCCGAAGGGGCACGACTCATTGGtttcgcggatgacgtggccaTAGTGGTTACGGCAAAGAAACTTCCAGATGCGGAAGAAATCTGCAATGAAGCGGGGAAACGAGCAAGCGCATGGCTCGACTCCAAGGGACTCGCCTTGGCAGCGCACAAGACTGAAGCAGTCCTGATAAGTAGCAGGCAGAAAGTGGAGGCagctactatcaaaattggagaagccacaattacatcgcgtccaagcctaaaatacttgggcgtcatgatcgaccaccggctttctttcaaagaacatctagcgtacgctagtggCAAGGCAAGTAGGACCGCGGCCGCGATATCGCGAATTATGGCGAACACTCGGGGACCAAGGCAACCAGGACGTAGATTACTGGTTAGTGCTGTCACATCGACGCTGATGTACGCTGCTCCCATATGGGCTCGagccacaaaaaatggaagttatatgcaagacggcgactccgtgcagagattgtgtgcactacgggtatgctgtgcgttccgcacggtatcccatgacgcggcgctggtaatatcgggagGCATACCGATTGATCTGCTGGCAGTGGAATCAGCTAACATCCGCGCGGGCAGCACAGGGGTCGCAACTGCAGAATCCGTACGGAAAAGGTGCAGAGAACTCACCATTGCTAAGTGGCAAGAGAGGTGGGTAAATAGTAGCAAAGGACGATGGACGTATAAGCTTATCCCAGAACTGCAGAGATGGCTGGGACGGAAGCATGGACATGTGGACTACTACTTAACGCAACTGTTGACGGGACATGGATGCTTTAAATACTATCTGAATAGGTTTAAGCATGAACGTTATCCGCACTGCCCACTCTGCGAGTCGGATAATGAAGACGCAGAACAcgtgtttttt from Drosophila subpulchrella strain 33 F10 #4 breed RU33 unplaced genomic scaffold, RU_Dsub_v1.1 Primary Assembly Seq34, whole genome shotgun sequence includes:
- the LOC119559708 gene encoding uncharacterized protein K02A2.6-like, with product MRRVPTALEHKVNAKLEEALKFDIIEPVTGPSAWISPVVIVFKECGDIRMCLDMRRANKAIKRENYPLPTFDSLMTKLKNAKYFSRLDLKNAYHQLELDVASREITTFITHRGLFRYKRLLFGVNSAPEIFQRLVEEMLAQCPNAINYIDDVIVFGNTLEEHDMALSAVKDVFVGRNVMLNEEKCVWRTTKLKFLGHILSDKGIEADPGKIEIIQNFREPKNKEEVRSFLGLVTYVGKFIPDLADTTEPLRGLLKLNEKFIWGEAQKLAFKQLKEKVSVVPMLSYFTLTDRTKLIADASPVALGAVLVQLDKDKIPRIISFASKSLSEVEKRYSQTEKESLALVWAVEKFYFYLIGLEFDLVTDHKPLEAIFKPTSRPPARIERWLLRLQSYRFRVVYKPGKENIADSLSRLSQETESNSFDWQGEKNIFHIVSNSIPVSLSISEIAESSTHDEGIMDAMTCLKEDSWKLATSSPFYPFRFEVSTLGNLLLRGTKIVIPKNLRRKVLELAHEGHPGETAMKRRLRSKVWWPRMDREAEEFVKTCRSCILVSAPVRPAPMKRHSFPNGPWKCLATDLLGPLPNGEYILVLIDYYSRYMEYKITRSITSKIIINEMEEIFARLGFPQTLTADNGRQFISAEFKEFCTTNGIELRTTPPYWPQANGEVENMNKSLVKRLKIAYASRSNNKKELQKFVLMYNVTPHSTTGAAPTQLMYNRTIRDKIPGIEDISDQDVDSEERDKDMCQKEKGKKLTPTFDPTVYEVTSRDGDVVQVTGNGKSYTRNASHLKKVESSSAVQPEKGQSPKRTDESFPAKPIDAELTSQMPQGGLKLRLKKKGEMWEPVSADRDSSPTRDT